A section of the Rhizomicrobium sp. genome encodes:
- a CDS encoding class I SAM-dependent methyltransferase, whose translation MTDHAALMDRIYRRQRYIYDFTRKYYLFGRDRLIRKLALRPGARVIEVGCGTSRNLIKIARAYPDAVLYGLDASAEMLETSAKAVARAGLKVKLVQAYAEDLGPGLFGESEPFDAIVFSYSLSMIPDWRKALAAAQASLAPGGTIHVVDFGDLKGLGRLGEGLLRFWLSLFHVTPREELLHGIEAGSGTGSLDLLAGRYAFVWTAQRSDGFWSAERRPA comes from the coding sequence ATGACAGACCATGCCGCGCTGATGGACCGGATCTACCGGCGCCAGCGCTATATCTATGATTTCACGCGGAAATATTACCTTTTCGGGCGCGACAGGCTGATCCGCAAACTGGCCTTGAGGCCCGGCGCGCGGGTGATCGAGGTCGGCTGCGGCACCTCGCGCAATCTGATCAAGATCGCCCGGGCCTATCCCGACGCCGTCCTGTACGGGCTCGACGCCTCGGCGGAGATGCTGGAAACATCGGCCAAGGCGGTCGCGCGCGCCGGGCTCAAGGTCAAGCTCGTCCAGGCTTATGCCGAAGACCTCGGGCCCGGGCTTTTCGGCGAAAGCGAGCCGTTCGACGCGATCGTATTCTCTTATTCGCTGTCGATGATTCCCGATTGGCGCAAGGCGCTCGCCGCGGCGCAGGCGTCGCTGGCGCCGGGCGGGACGATACATGTCGTCGACTTCGGCGACCTGAAAGGGCTGGGGCGGCTGGGCGAAGGCCTGCTGCGGTTCTGGCTCAGCCTCTTCCACGTCACGCCGCGCGAAGAACTCCTGCACGGCATCGAGGCCGGCAGCGGCACGGGCAGCCTCGACCTGCTTGCCGGACGCTATGCCTTTGTCTGGACCGCGCAGCGGAGCGACGGGTTCTGGTCCGCCGAGCGCAGACCCGCCTGA
- a CDS encoding DUF3419 family protein: MANLLLDKAAHQKPATTKRGALERLFTLMFQGFVYNQIWEDPVVDLAALALIPEHRVITIASGGCNVLNYIAADPAKIIAVDLNPNHIALTKLKLAALESLPSHDAFFRFFGQANDKANRAAYDKYLRPKLDAETRKYWEKDRPLRGRRINMFGKNLYRYGLLGRFIGILHAVAKLHGKKLEPILAARTPEEQRRLFERDIAPLFDYKSIKLLSKSPVSLYALGIPPAQYDELVAAGDPVAVLRERVERLACDFPIQENYFAWQAFGRGYDVEHREAVPAYLQRETYNFIRTRTNKVEVHHASLTDFLQAQAPGSLHRYVLLDAQDWMNQDQITALWREIDRTADMRDARVIFRTAGPDSPLPRKLPPEVLAPWTYLEAESRAWHAKDRSSIYGGFHVYARRKPS; the protein is encoded by the coding sequence ATGGCAAATCTGCTTCTCGACAAGGCGGCCCATCAGAAGCCGGCAACCACCAAGAGGGGCGCCCTGGAGCGGCTCTTTACCCTTATGTTTCAAGGGTTTGTATACAACCAAATCTGGGAGGACCCGGTCGTCGACCTGGCCGCCCTGGCGCTTATTCCGGAGCACCGGGTCATCACCATCGCGTCGGGCGGCTGCAACGTCCTGAACTACATCGCCGCCGATCCGGCGAAGATCATCGCCGTCGATCTCAATCCCAACCATATCGCGCTGACCAAGCTGAAACTCGCCGCGCTGGAGAGCCTTCCCAGCCACGACGCCTTCTTCCGCTTCTTCGGCCAGGCCAACGACAAGGCCAACCGCGCGGCCTACGACAAATATCTGCGCCCGAAGCTGGACGCCGAGACGCGGAAATATTGGGAGAAGGATCGTCCCCTGCGCGGCCGGCGCATCAACATGTTCGGCAAGAACCTCTACCGCTACGGCCTGCTCGGGCGCTTCATCGGAATCCTGCACGCCGTCGCCAAGCTGCACGGCAAGAAGCTCGAGCCCATCCTGGCGGCGCGCACGCCGGAGGAGCAGCGCCGGCTGTTCGAGCGCGATATCGCGCCCCTGTTCGACTACAAGTCGATCAAGCTGCTCTCCAAGAGCCCGGTCTCGCTTTATGCACTGGGGATTCCGCCGGCGCAGTATGACGAGCTGGTCGCGGCGGGCGATCCGGTCGCGGTGCTGCGCGAGCGCGTCGAGCGGCTGGCCTGCGATTTTCCGATCCAGGAAAACTATTTCGCCTGGCAGGCCTTCGGCCGCGGCTACGACGTCGAGCACCGCGAGGCGGTGCCCGCCTATCTGCAGCGCGAGACCTACAACTTCATCCGTACGCGCACGAACAAGGTCGAGGTGCACCACGCCTCGCTGACCGATTTCCTGCAGGCCCAGGCGCCCGGATCGCTGCACCGCTATGTCCTGCTCGACGCGCAGGACTGGATGAACCAGGACCAGATCACCGCGCTGTGGCGCGAGATCGACCGCACCGCGGACATGCGCGACGCGCGCGTGATCTTCCGGACCGCGGGGCCTGATTCGCCGCTGCCGCGCAAATTGCCGCCCGAGGTGCTGGCGCCCTGGACCTATCTGGAGGCCGAAAGCCGCGCCTGGCATGCCAAGGACCGGTCGTCGATCTATGGCGGCTTCCATGTCTATGCGCGCCGCAAGCCGTCGTGA
- a CDS encoding DUF992 domain-containing protein, whose protein sequence is MGKAWKAGICLGVLVAVGAGSAEAARRPVLKCAQPAEVAAIQTTVVDQQLVDAALTCGDATRNGFNAYRTAFGAELRGTDKLLLTMFKRVLGGARGDAAYNLFKTDMASKAELRRVKDAAGFCQAADLVLAAANAPAKPALRDFVAGVRFTEVETPVDTCAVKVDVTFRGVQAGPSVRPKPRPPQPDDEPIVLAAAEPPPPAGIKVGSLTCNVSSGFGLLFGSSKELKCTYAPNSGSGEHYTGTFSKYGVDIGYADNATLIWGVVAPTSDVRPGSLEGDYAGATAGATFIVGLGANVLIGGLDKSIALQPVSVQGNTGLNIAAGVGVITLKHEE, encoded by the coding sequence ATGGGAAAAGCATGGAAGGCGGGAATTTGCCTGGGGGTTCTCGTCGCGGTCGGCGCCGGCAGCGCCGAGGCCGCGCGCAGGCCCGTTCTCAAATGCGCCCAGCCGGCCGAGGTCGCGGCCATCCAGACGACGGTGGTCGACCAGCAATTGGTGGACGCCGCGCTGACGTGCGGCGATGCGACCCGCAACGGCTTCAACGCCTATCGCACGGCCTTCGGCGCCGAATTGCGCGGTACGGACAAGCTTCTGCTCACCATGTTCAAGCGCGTCCTGGGCGGCGCGCGCGGCGACGCCGCCTACAACCTGTTCAAGACCGACATGGCCTCGAAGGCGGAGCTGCGCCGCGTCAAAGACGCGGCCGGCTTCTGCCAGGCCGCCGATCTGGTGCTGGCGGCCGCCAATGCGCCGGCCAAGCCGGCGCTCAGGGATTTCGTCGCCGGCGTGCGGTTCACCGAGGTCGAGACGCCGGTCGATACCTGCGCGGTGAAGGTCGATGTGACCTTCAGGGGCGTCCAGGCCGGCCCGTCGGTGCGGCCCAAGCCGCGGCCGCCGCAGCCGGACGACGAGCCGATCGTGCTCGCCGCTGCCGAGCCGCCGCCGCCCGCCGGCATCAAGGTCGGCAGCCTGACCTGCAACGTGTCGAGCGGCTTCGGCCTTCTGTTCGGCTCGTCCAAGGAGCTTAAATGCACCTATGCGCCCAATAGCGGCTCGGGCGAGCACTACACCGGCACGTTCTCGAAATACGGCGTGGACATCGGCTATGCCGACAACGCGACCTTGATCTGGGGCGTGGTGGCGCCGACGTCGGATGTCCGTCCGGGCTCGCTGGAAGGCGATTATGCCGGCGCCACGGCCGGCGCGACGTTCATCGTCGGGTTGGGCGCCAATGTGCTGATCGGCGGTCTCGACAAGTCCATCGCGCTGCAGCCGGTGAGCGTGCAGGGCAATACCGGCCTCAACATCGCCGCGGGCGTCGGCGTGATCACGCTGAAGCACGAGGAATAG
- a CDS encoding tryptophan 2,3-dioxygenase family protein — translation MPLRKNRTAPPAVDLKGEDVHWDFRDAMSYGDYLGLRQLLDCQKPLSGAHDETLFIVIHQASELWIKLCLHEIAAAIGQIRKDELGPAFKMMARVSRVQALLIQSWEILSTMTPFDYASFRDSLGKSSGFQSFQYRMLEFRLGNKNAAMARVFESDKTVSTRVRAALIEPSIYDESLALLARRGLSIPTNKLSRDFAKPYAADPRVTEAWRVVYRDARTHWDLYELAEKLVDLEYRFHLWRFSHMKTVERIIGFKRGTGGTSGVNYLKKALDLTFYPELWAVRGEI, via the coding sequence ATGCCCCTTCGAAAAAACCGCACCGCGCCGCCGGCCGTCGACCTGAAGGGCGAGGACGTCCATTGGGACTTTCGCGACGCGATGTCCTATGGCGACTATCTCGGGTTGCGCCAGCTTCTCGACTGCCAAAAGCCGCTATCGGGCGCGCATGACGAGACGCTGTTCATCGTCATCCACCAGGCGAGCGAGCTTTGGATCAAGCTCTGCCTGCACGAGATCGCCGCGGCGATCGGGCAGATCCGCAAGGACGAGCTGGGACCGGCCTTCAAGATGATGGCGCGCGTCAGCCGGGTTCAGGCACTTCTTATCCAGTCCTGGGAAATCCTGTCGACGATGACGCCGTTCGACTATGCGAGCTTCCGCGACAGTTTGGGAAAGTCGTCGGGCTTCCAGTCCTTCCAGTACCGGATGCTCGAATTCCGGCTCGGCAACAAGAACGCCGCGATGGCGCGCGTCTTCGAGTCCGACAAGACCGTCTCGACCCGGGTGCGCGCCGCGCTCATCGAGCCCAGCATCTACGACGAATCGCTGGCGCTTCTGGCGCGGCGCGGCCTTTCCATTCCGACGAACAAGCTCAGCCGCGACTTCGCCAAGCCCTATGCCGCCGATCCTCGCGTGACCGAAGCCTGGCGGGTCGTCTACCGCGATGCGCGGACCCATTGGGACCTGTACGAACTGGCGGAGAAGCTGGTCGACCTCGAATATCGCTTCCACCTCTGGCGCTTCAGTCACATGAAGACCGTGGAGCGCATTATCGGCTTCAAGCGCGGCACGGGCGGGACATCGGGCGTGAACTATCTGAAGAAGGCGCTCGACCTCACCTTCTATCCCGAGCTCTGGGCGGTCAGGGGCGAGATTTGA
- a CDS encoding OmpA family protein produces the protein MKLRSIALTGVALAALSVAPAMANDTQGWYLGLGAGYDHMDPIHAVTAPPLSAHANLGQQDAGLVAGSFGYKWASGLRLEFEAGYSWHDQHEHNPPFAGTLSGTNQLKSALVNFLYDANLSDRWSLSFGGGVGAGALDLSIKDSLFPGLKVIRGQHVEFMWQGIVGVNYEIDPSTELFLDYRYRSAEIDRDYVSDFVAIDPIHISQAREHVAMIGVRWYVDQAAPPPPPPPPPPPPPPPPPPPVKTFIVFFDFDKSNLTDKAQEVVAEAVRTAKANGFVKVLVTGHTDTVGSDSYNQALSVRRAQSVKDEMVREGLDGGGIEIVGKSFHDPLVPTGPGVREPQNRRAVIDLGG, from the coding sequence ATGAAACTTCGTTCGATCGCCTTGACGGGCGTGGCATTGGCGGCGCTTAGCGTCGCCCCTGCAATGGCCAATGATACCCAGGGGTGGTATCTGGGCCTTGGCGCCGGCTACGATCACATGGACCCGATCCATGCGGTCACGGCTCCGCCGCTTTCAGCGCACGCCAATCTCGGACAGCAGGACGCGGGCCTGGTTGCCGGCTCCTTCGGCTACAAATGGGCCAGCGGCCTTCGCCTCGAATTCGAAGCGGGCTATTCCTGGCACGACCAGCACGAGCACAACCCGCCCTTCGCCGGCACGCTGAGCGGCACGAACCAGCTCAAGTCCGCCCTGGTGAACTTCCTTTATGACGCGAATCTCAGCGATCGTTGGAGCCTGTCGTTCGGCGGCGGCGTCGGCGCCGGCGCGCTCGACCTGTCCATCAAGGACTCGCTCTTCCCCGGCCTCAAGGTCATCCGCGGCCAGCATGTCGAGTTCATGTGGCAGGGCATCGTCGGCGTGAACTACGAGATCGATCCTTCCACCGAGCTGTTCCTCGACTACCGTTATCGCTCGGCCGAGATCGACCGCGACTACGTCTCCGACTTCGTGGCGATCGACCCGATCCATATCTCGCAGGCTCGCGAGCATGTGGCGATGATCGGCGTCCGCTGGTACGTGGATCAGGCTGCACCGCCGCCGCCGCCCCCGCCGCCTCCCCCGCCGCCGCCGCCTCCCCCGCCGCCGCCGGTCAAGACGTTCATCGTCTTCTTCGACTTCGACAAGTCGAACCTCACCGACAAGGCGCAGGAAGTGGTCGCGGAAGCGGTTCGCACCGCCAAGGCCAACGGCTTCGTCAAGGTGCTGGTCACCGGCCACACCGACACGGTCGGTTCGGACAGCTACAATCAGGCGCTGTCGGTTCGCCGCGCCCAGTCGGTCAAGGACGAGATGGTCCGCGAAGGCCTGGATGGCGGCGGCATCGAGATCGTGGGCAAGTCGTTCCACGATCCGCTGGTCCCGACCGGACCGGGCGTCCGCGAGCCGCAGAACCGTCGCGCGGTCATCGACCTCGGCGGCTAA